GCTTTGCTTTGAGGGTgggctgtgatttttttttttttaacactaacTGGAAAGCGCATCATAGTAATGATTGTATTACGTACTTGCGtaatgcattctgggtaatgtaggaaGCCCGAGATGCAATCTTGCACTACGGAATAGTCCACACCATGATGTAGGCCTATTAAAGACAAGGTTTATGCCAAGATGCCTATTTACATGAGCTCACTTCAGGGAAGTACGTACAGGCTGCCTGAGAAAGATCAGCCATGTTGTGCACAGCTAGGCTCGTATACAGGCCTAGTGTAGAGCACCAAACTCGCCTTGGAGCTTACAGTGCTCCCCATTTCTGGAGAAAGGGAGGGATAAAATGTAGCAGGAAGGAGAAAGTGTGCTAGTGGACACACCTCTTCCATACTTGGCTCCAGTAAAACAAGCGGATGATACCAAcagcctatatatatatatatatatatatatatatatatatatatatatatatatatatatatatatataactcagTGCActagcttgtttttttgttacagttatCACAGTAGGTTTAAGCAGTTTTCTCCACTTTGACATATTTAATGCAGTACTGCACCTTCAGGTTGGAATGTAGCCATTACTGGTCTCTCTAGTTTGATCTGTAGAGGACTATCATGACTTAgacaaatgaaatgtaataaagaaCTATTTAGTCAAACCCAGAAACTGCAAATTAGGGCTGTGTAAGATATTTTTAGTGCAGGCCACAGCTACGCACCAATACATGCTGCTGTGGGTTTACGGCATTTCCCCAACTCTGgaggaataaaatataacaggAAGAAGAAACGATGTTGTTCGATACACTGATTATTCAGCCAGTTTTTAGAAACCACACTGGCATGGCAAAGTGTCATGGCAAATCATTACCCTCTACCCTTTCAAGCAATTTTTCACCtgtaaggaaaaaatatataaataagtataaatatataatagatacaaaattaaatatatatatatatatatatatacacacgcatatatatatatatatatatatatatatatatatatatatatatatatatatatataattttgtatcTATCGAAAGACACCTTGTATTTCGCTCCCTGGGATAACTCCAGTGATTCCTGATGTTACTCTGAGTTGATTTCTGTCTGTTGACTTCTGTCTCAATGGTGCACTTCTATTTTAAGTCACATTCAGATAGACATCTCTGTGATTGTACCAGTAGTTGTTGTGTCTTGCAGTCAGACAGTCTATGTTTAGTCATCTTTGATTGTTTAATGATTTCTGGCAATCACAAAATTGTGGATGCTTTGGAAGTGTCTCCCGGATGGCTCACTGTTTCGTCTTCACTGGAAGGCCATCAgaaggaaaaaagtggaaaagtgCAATACTGATTCATACaccagatacagacagacacttTGTAGGTGTACGATTAGTGACTGTACTGAGAAATGTCTGGACTACAATGTGTTGCCTCCCCCTGCACTGTTTCTTAGTGTAAAGGGACCACCAGAGATGATATCTGATGGTGTGATATACCATTTCTGAGCAGAGCAGTGACACCAACACAGTTAGTCCAGTGGTTTCATCCAGATCAGATTATCGGCTGTTAATGAAAATCTTAAAGCAGATTATCTTGGACCACCAATggtcattaataataataaaaaaaaaaattaaaaaaaaaaaagaatgacatgaATAAGCAACTCTAGGGCTGAATTCTTTCTAACCCAGACTGCAGATTCAAGCAGCTTATTAGTGACAGCTGTATCAGGTGAAACACCCTGCAATCCTAGATCAAACCTACAGGTAAGACCATGTTTCCCTACAAGTGTTAACCCTACAACATTTCTGTTTATCATGTTTGGTATTGATATGAATCATATATAGAAACATTTGGTATGaatcatataaaaaattaaacagctgCATTAGTGGTTTCTATCTGTTACActcgtgtgtatatgtgtatacacaaTAGTTCACCTCACATCATTATGTCACTGTTGAGACCTCctgataaaaatgttttgctCAACTCTAAGTTTCATTACTGAACtactgatagatattagatCTCTCATGTGGGCACTGTAACTGACCGACCCAAGAGGAAAGGAAGAGGACATGACGGTTGTAAAATACTGTTTATTTCTTGGATATTGACAACATATGCATTTACATCTGATTTCCCAGCTGTTTAGATTTAGACTGGGACACACTGGTGTATTGCAACATAACACACCCCCTCAAGCTAAACATCAAATGTGGCTTGTAGCCAATCTAACACAAGTAGAAGAAGCACAGCTTATCACAAACAAAGACTATTAAATCAACATGCATGGcatttaaaatacacaaaaagtaaaaaaaaaaacaaagacaaaaaaaaaaaaaaaaaaaaaaaaaaaaaaaaaaacacaccacacaaaaCTTAAAACTCCTATCCTTCCATTATTCTTCATCCACGAGCACACAATCCCCTCCATCGATTAGATACAGTAACTCCTCAGTAGCGCCCTGTCAGAGTAGACAGACATTAACATTAGGATAAAACCCTTGGACAAATTCCAGCAGTGACAGAGGCATGTGAGGAAAATGCACGCGTCTCGTGAGTCACACATTTTCAAGACCAGACGACTCACGGCTGACTATTTGCTCAAGAATATTCACCACATTCTTTCCTATGTTCGTTTCTGCTGAGCGCAACAGCTTAAAAGGGTCACATAATtgtctgataaataaaaatatttcatcacacacactggttGTACATACGTGGGGAGTAGGACCGCGAGCGGGACCGGGATCTGTATCCTCCACGACCGTAATATGGTGAAGGAGACCTGCGCCTACATGAACACAGAGtttaaaggtcagaggtcagcaCAGGACTATATATACTAAGCTATATAAATCCAAATGTGCTTCACAAATTAAACGATAAATTAAACACTAACAACTTTAATTTGTCAGAGAACTTCTTGATCAACCTGAACTTGGCCTGTGTTAAACACAAGCCACACTCTTTCACTCTGAATATTGGGTTTTTCCAATTCTTGAAAGTGAAGAAATAACTGAATGTCATAGTGAtctaaatttacttttttatagAATAACAAGACTGACATTAAAAGAGTGGAAACATCAAAATGTACATTCTGGTATTTCAGTTTAGGAGACTTTGCTACATCATACCAACTTTAAGGATGTTTAGTATACATCATAGCATAGAGCAACTAGTATTAAACATTACAGGATTATTTGTAATCAGAAGAGCCAAGTGTATATGCACTCATGTTTGGTCCATTTACAGAGAGTAAGCAGAGTGACAACAGCCTCCTTGTATCATTCATGATCATCTTGGTTCATCAATATCACCACTATCCGTATACAAGCACAAGTCTGactgaaatacactatatggccaaaattatgtggacatctgaccatttCACCCACACCAAGTATGTCAGACTTTAATATCAGTATGATTCTCAGACCGTACCAAAATCAGgaatacagtaataaatatgaaGGTTTCTTCAATGCTACACAAACACTAATGCCGTGCTGCTGCACTCACTGACCTGTAGGATTTGTAGTACTCCCGATCGTCATAGCGGTCGTATCCTCGATCATAGCCACGGTCATAGCCCCGATCATAATAGTCTCTGGAGCGACTGGAGGATGTGCTGGGTcttcctccaccacctccactgTTCGCAcgtgaagaaaggaaaaagtggAGAGAAAAGGATGAAGAGGATCAACATACAGGTGTAAATTTACTCACCTAATCTAGAagttttttactttattatttaaaaaaaaaaaaaaaaaaaaaaaccaccactGTTATACTATATACATTTGTCCGGCCTGGAAATCAGCTCCACCCCCAGGTGGAACAAAGCTCAGCCCGGTCTCTTTTCCTTAAGTCAACTCATAACACATACATGTGCTGCAGTTGAGGCTAGGCTGCAACTTGTATTTCCCCATCTCCACAGAAAACACCCCCTCCACTCAAGatttcaactcgtcaacttGGTGCAGTGTTCTCAACTACCAGGCTTCCACGTTTATGGAGTGACATCATACCAAAACGCACACTGAACAGTGTAAAGAACTCCTCCTCTACTTCTAATGTAGTTTACAGCCGTATCGACTGTAGCTCAATTAATATACAGCCAGATTACTtgattaaatctataacattgacctTACTACATTCCGTTTTGACAAAGTAATCATCAGTGTTAACGTCATGACtcatagctaatgttagctggtCTTGTTAGTTTGTTGCTAATGCTACTCGATATAGTCTGCTGTACTGCAtcttcagtccaaaatgttgcgcAACTGTCTGAAGCGCACTATAGCAGAACGGTACCAATAGTCACTCCAGGCTTTTTATGAACTGTATGTGCTCTCACAGCacaaacaaaagacatgcttttgtggaagtgtgcatgcttttttcccccctcacttTGCACATTGAACGGAtaggaaatgacatcataacGTGAAAATTACCAATTACAAGGCACCATGAACGCAGCAATAATTTCAGCAGAGGGCATGAGGTCAGTTTGTGAAAGGAAAGGTTTGtcgaatttttattttttttttaaaaacaattgcTGTTCACCCCAGACAGCAAAGCGCTCATCATTAAAACTGTTCCATTAAAAATAGAGCTGATGTCACTACTGCTGCAGAAACTGCCTCTCATGACACAGTTAAATTGAGGATCCTGTCCTAGATCAGTGTGAAACATGTGTAATGTACACTCACTAGGTGGGCCGTCCCATGTAAATCccaggtgtgggtgtgtgtggtctctTGGTGATGGAAAAGTCCACTCTGATACGCCGGCCGTCCAGCTCCATGCCATTAGCTTGCTCTTTAGCCTGAAAACGTAACACAGaagaacattttagaaaaacGTTTTGAGTGACAGACAGAACTGTGCATCTGTTTTTGTGCATCTGGAACACActccacacgcacacacctccTTGGAGTCCTCACTGTTCTCGAAGTAGACGAAGGCGAAGCCTCGTGAGCGGCGAGACTGCTGGTCGTAGACAATGTTGACGTTGGCGAGGGGGCCGTATTTGGAGAACACTTCTCTCAGGTCTCGCTCTGTGGTGTACAGGCTCAGGCCGAACACACCCAGGCAGCAGTTGGGGGCAGGGTTCGCCTACAAGACAAAAGCAAAGACGCACTGGAATTTTATTACCTCACCAAGAGCATTCAAATGAAGAcagcttaatttaaaaaaaaaaaaaaaaaaaaaaaaaaaaaaaaaagtagtcacTTTCACATAGGTCTGAGAACCAGTTCTCCCCAAATAAGGTAAATATCTGGCCGATAttctaagacaaataaaatcagTTGATACTAAGGTTTTGGCAGCATCCCAGCCTCGATGGAAATCACACCTGTTCGTGTTTCTACACTTTTTTATCACCACATTTATCTCCATGTCTTGTTATTTTAAACCAccaaaaacttttggccactAGACAGATTTAATTCTTGGAGATTGTGTGCGTGCAACTATGCTTTTCGGATTCACTCTCTGGATGACGAAGTAAAAATCTTAGACCGCCGCTCCACTCAGGTTCACTCATTCGCTCGaagtggcaatgctacccactgctcCACCACGCCACCCGAATCCCTGAAGCTTACATCTGCTTTAGTTTCAGAGTTCACgccatttatttgttttaaagccACGTTACAAGCTATTAGCGTTTGTTTCTACTGTTTGCTCTTGAGAAATCGATAATCTTTATTAAACTTATTGCAGTTTTAAGTAGGGCTCCAAACTTTTgtcaaaaccacaaaaacatcAGCTATTCCCAAGCGAAAACTTGCCGTTCCAAATATTTCTTCTGTTGGGTGTGTTGTGTAATACAAAAGGAGCTGGGAGTGTGTGATATGAGGAAGTGTAGTATGATAGTGATCTCTTTGTGTATGCATGACACAGAAGGTTCGTACCCGGTTGCCAACGTGCCGTCTGCGATTGGACATGGGCGAGTGGCTGCGGCTGCGTCGGTACTCGCGGCTGTATGAGCGGCTACGCGAGTGGCGCCTTCGAGAGCGTGAGCGGGAGTGACGACGGCGAGAGCTCCGGTGGGAACGGGACCTATGGGgggaggggagaaaaaaaaaaaaaaaaaaagcatacgttcttcaaaaaaattaaaataaaaatgcacatctCCCTCTGAAAAATATGTATCTGCATTTTTCATGTAGCAGTTAACGTTAAACACTCGATTTATAAAGCTGATGAATCACAATAGTGTGTCCACTAGGTCTTTACATTCATTACTGACACAATCATGAACAAATCAATTAACTTGTCTCGTCAAATGAGaatgcaaaatatttaattttaaaaaattaaacttaagtACAGCCTACATACTGAAAGACATTAAAGGTTGATGTTCAGCACCGTGCTTTGCCCGTCAACACAATTGCACTTCACTAAAAGACAGATGTGAGATTTCagcagatgtaaaaaaaaaaaaataattaataaaatcctTACCTGGACCTGGACTTTGACCTGGACCTGGAGCGAGATTTGGATCTGGAGCGGGAGCGGTGGGAACCATCCTTAGATCTTCCCGGCGAGTTGCTGTTCGACTTCACGGAGCCTCTGGGACTCACACTCCGAGAACGGGACTCCTGCGCGAATCCAAACCAAATGAGCACAACAGAAACAGAGCGAGAACTTCCCATGCATCAAGTCATGACCCCAGACCTCTTATTGGGTAATCATGTTGACAAACAGACTTGTTAAAGCTGGAGTCGGTTTTAAATCCATTGCATcatgaaggatttttttttttaaacaaaacaccgACTAACATTAGGATATCGTTTACAATGCGTTGTCTTTATGACAGAAAGAGTAGCATGCAAACTTTAATGAAAGAGAGTTGATATTCAGACAAAAACAGACTAATGCACATTACTTAGCCCTCTTTCATCTTATCCACCCGAACACTTCTGAGATTAACTTCATAACTTCAACCAACattctgttcttctttcttctgtttcttattCTGACTTCTGTACTTCATCTTGAACCATTCATTGCTTCCAAAGTGACAACACTCTACATGAGGGGAACTTCTCAGAACTTCTGGCCACACAGAATTAGCATGCACTCGCAAAATTCAGCCTCATTTAAACAACATTCGACTTCGGCCACCTTTTTCATTCTTCCCATCTTAACCTTAAtaggaaaaacaagaaaagggTAAAGTCTGTGTAGTAGGCATGTGGGTGAAAATGTAACattagtttacaaaaaaaaaaataataataaaataaaataaataaagtccaCTGAGAGACGATGATATAGGCCAATATACGAAGTTTACAAATTAAATGTTAGACTatctaaaatatattcataaaatgtTACAGCAGATCAAATGAGTCACTTATCTAAAACAGTAACGCAGTAATGCTTTATTTTAACCCAAGTTATGCTGGACCACCCAATTTACCtctgattaaaggaaaaatccaccctgaatgactttaATATTAACCTTCAAGGACACATTTGTTTTCTAAAGAAGCTCTGacattactttttctttttaacatgaGTTAAAAACACAAGTTTCAACATAAACCATCGATATGTTGGTCTATTGCTAACATGGTCAACACTGTCCTGTCCAGTGGGATTCAGCCCTGGCTGCTTATCTACCTAAACAGAGCGACACAGTGGCACTTTAGTCTGTCCGGCTTTCTCACCTCCTCAAACAGaccagcttccaaagcttcatcGCCCAGGCTAATACCATCCTCGACACCATTGTTCTCACCATCTCACtgatcgctaactagctgagccgagtctctgctgtaactcagtgtaACTGCGTTGTATATCTGTATTGCATTCTGGGCCTTTGAGCCCAGGGTTCCCTGTTTCCACCACTTCTATGACAGTGAACGCTGtcgaaaaagagaaaaaggttCTCGCTTTGTTGTTTTAGGAGCTAACGGTGAAAACTAACCTGTTACTtttgtttgagattgttgaaaaCCCCactgtaactgcactagcaataacaatgtccccATGTGACGTCACTGCGGCACAACCCATAACTATACAACCccaagaaaataatgaaaataaaacaccaacttaaaaaataataataataataataattggtgCAGGAATTGCTAAAGACGTCCCAAACATTTCACTCTAACTCTACAtagtgtgtttcagggtggagttttcctttaaactgCAAATCTGATCTGGGATAAATTCTGATTGTCCACCATTTTGgactggccaaaaaaaaaaaaaaaaagcaagcactGTTACCTTTAAGAATGATTATTAACACGGTTTTTCTTCCCTTATGAATGAAAActagcattaacacacactttccttCGAGGCTCTGCTGTTTTCCACAGTCCCGATATTATATTCAGTCATGTGGAAAAGTCAGCATGTCAGCTGCAGGTTAAAATCAATCCCAAACCGAAAGATTTAatctgactttaaaaaaaaaaaaacactgtgaaaacaaaaacaagaattaAAGGATGGTTTAAATGTCATTCTAGCCGCTTTTAACTCCGATTAACAGACActtttttgatttaatttaatgcgGGTTaaattttaaagctttaaatggCGCAACCACGTGGTGTTCATTAACTACCCTACAAAAtccaccatttttaaaaaatattttactggcTGGTAACTATCACAGTGATGAGAACTAacaatattttatgaaatttgtATAAACATAAGATTTATCTGATATTATCTGTTATATTTAGAGTTAAACCTGTGCCGCTGTTCCTGTCGGTAACTCAATCAGAGCGCGTTAGCAGGGCCGAATACCGAGCAGCCTCCAGCTCCCTACGCAGGAATCCTACATAGTGTACAAAATAATGGCTTCCACACCTTATCTAGTGCACTCAGTTACAGCTGGTTTCGAAATTGGGATTTCGACTATTGAGTTAGAGCCGCGGAGAGGCCTGTAGCGCTTC
This Pangasianodon hypophthalmus isolate fPanHyp1 chromosome 26, fPanHyp1.pri, whole genome shotgun sequence DNA region includes the following protein-coding sequences:
- the LOC113537469 gene encoding transformer-2 protein homolog beta isoform X2 translates to MSDNEKEFVVKESRSRSVSPRGSVKSNSNSPGRSKDGSHRSRSRSKSRSRSRSKSRSRSRSHRSSRRRHSRSRSRRRHSRSRSYSREYRRSRSHSPMSNRRRHVGNRANPAPNCCLGVFGLSLYTTERDLREVFSKYGPLANVNIVYDQQSRRSRGFAFVYFENSEDSKEAKEQANGMELDGRRIRVDFSITKRPHTPTPGIYMGRPTYGGGGGRPSTSSSRSRDYYDRGYDRGYDRGYDRYDDREYYKSYRRRSPSPYYGRGGYRSRSRSRSYSPRRY
- the LOC113537469 gene encoding transformer-2 protein homolog beta isoform X1, yielding MGSSRSVSVVLIWFGFAQESRSRSVSPRGSVKSNSNSPGRSKDGSHRSRSRSKSRSRSRSKSRSRSRSHRSSRRRHSRSRSRRRHSRSRSYSREYRRSRSHSPMSNRRRHVGNRANPAPNCCLGVFGLSLYTTERDLREVFSKYGPLANVNIVYDQQSRRSRGFAFVYFENSEDSKEAKEQANGMELDGRRIRVDFSITKRPHTPTPGIYMGRPTYGGGGGRPSTSSSRSRDYYDRGYDRGYDRGYDRYDDREYYKSYRRRSPSPYYGRGGYRSRSRSRSYSPRRY
- the LOC113537469 gene encoding transformer-2 protein homolog beta isoform X3, which translates into the protein MSNRRRHVGNRANPAPNCCLGVFGLSLYTTERDLREVFSKYGPLANVNIVYDQQSRRSRGFAFVYFENSEDSKEAKEQANGMELDGRRIRVDFSITKRPHTPTPGIYMGRPTYGGGGGRPSTSSSRSRDYYDRGYDRGYDRGYDRYDDREYYKSYRRRSPSPYYGRGGYRSRSRSRSYSPRRY